The DNA segment taaaattttattcttttaaaataaaatgtttaAAAGAATAACTAGACAATATGTGGGCAATTAAACTaagaaaaaatgatttttttgctccattaactttttcatttttttattttagtcaattaacttttcaaagtttGGTTTTAGGGCATCCACAGCAGTAACAACTATCCGAGAGCTTTTTCATGCTTCTCACTCCGCCACGTCAACGCCACcttaaaaacataaaacatcattcaattctccattataacaaaaaatttaaacaactTTTTTATGGACCCCACACTCAATTCAAATATCTCAACtatcaatttattttatatatttatatatacataatttatataaatagtttaattttattaatgaaattgtgtatttttttatcattaaagaacataaatataatttttataaatatttaataaatatatttcataaaaaaataaatataattttaattcaatttcaaagtttttttaatatataatattaaataattaaaaacataaaaaaagtaaccgataaaaaaaagaaaaaaactgtAGAGGACAAAAGaaaagtgtatatatatataatatatatatatataataatggttatatttatatatatttaaataataaaaaataattaaaaaaaagagaaagcAAAGGGCGCTCTTGACAGCAAGAGCGCCTTTGCTCTGACATTTTAAGAGCTCCTCCCACTATGGGGGAGCTCTTTAAAAATATGCCACATAAGCCCAATGGCAGCTCAAAAGAGCTGCCATTGGGGATGTTCTTAGTACATTAACTTTTTAATTTCGATAATTTTGGTTCAATTGCTGACGTGGTAGCTTGGCACGTCAGTATTTTTCGATGTcacataataatttttttatgtaacATCAGTATTTTTTGGTGTCACCTTAGTCGTTGGACCAAAATAGCCGAAAactaaaagttagtgtaccataaacaatatttgaaaagttatttgactaaaaaaatattctctTAAACTAATTAGTCAACaatcatgccataaaaaatCAGTAAAATTTAGCCTCTAGTAATACTTGTATATTGTTAACTTTAGTTTGTACATACTTACTTATATAATTTAAGGTATTTATTGTATACTACTTAAAATTTAAGATTAACCTAACCTTTCAGTACTTATGGTTCTACACGATTCGGTTTCTTATTTTACGAATCGATGTTGAATTTCACGAATCGATGTTGAATTTCAAGTCCATGTTTCCGATTCCGTTTCTGAACCAAAACtgaaaaacattttttgtttgGGTTTTGAGGAACATGTTGAGATGCAATAATTGTCATAGTTCTCACTATAGCTTTAGGTAATACGACAAGCACTCGGTCCTACAATTAGTATAAGAAACCATGACATGTGTTTGATTCACATTGATTACAATCAAGGACGGAACTACATATGTTTAGCCCGGGTTgcacaaatattttttgaaatcttttatatattattttgaataattttggattaatttgatattagcTCGGGTAActcaattcaaaaaattaaagcatttgaGGGCTTAAAATTCTAACTCGGGTAGATAGATATTTCTGGTTCCGCCATTAATTGCAATGAGTGCAATTATTGGGAGGGAGATTGTTGAGATACAATAATTGTCCCCATTTTttaagatttgagttgcactatTACCACCAATTATAACTTTTGCTAAAATAACAAGCGCTAGAACTCAATCATACAACATTGTTCTTACTTCGGTTCCACATGGTCAAGTATACATAATGGGATGTTATGGCCTACCGCCTACTTACATGCTTCCCCGATTTGGTCATGTAAATTTCGAAACGAAGCATTTTaccataaattaaaataataataatgataacaacTTGTGTATAGTTTAATATACATGTAAGTCTTAGTTGATTTGTTATTGGTTAAGGCATTTTCGTCTTATATAACAATTTTGCAAAACATATTCTCAACCCGATGTCTCTCAGCCCGATGTctcgtaaaaaaatattaatttttatgtaaaaaaaatattatattaactgTAAATATAAATCGGATCAATTCGACTGACGAATATAAATCCATCTCATAAATACCTACTCATTGTATAATTAGTAGAAAAATTACAACTTTGATATCACGTGTCTTTGTTTCATTTCACTTTTTTGTTCTTTATATTATCGAATTTCAATCTGATATTTTTACTCTTTTAgcaatttttgatatttttatccATGTGGTGTTGATGAAATGCTATCCAATGTCGTAAAAAATGTATCTTAAAAATTGCAAAACAAATACCAAGAATTCTAAACACTTATTGAAGATGAGTCGCTCTGGACTGGAGAACTCAATTAAAGTGTTCAAATTACGTAACTCAAAATTAAACACTCATCAAAAGAAATAATTAAAGTTGTGCTCGATCGAACTCATCCAACTAAAAAAATGGTCAATTCATAGCTCTCCACTGACTATCATCGTAGGTTCCAAGTCTAGTATCTCATGATCCGTCGGTAGGTTCGCAATTTGTTCCTCCGGCAGTGTAACCGAGACAGTTCGCCCTAATCCGGGTTCTCGTGCAGGCATCACTATAATCAAACCTTTCCCTTCCTCATTCCCCACACTATAACTCACATGCACCGGCTCCTTCCCTTGGTCGAACCTCGCGGCGTATGTGAGCGACTGCCCATTATCCACATCAAGCATGTGTTCCATGTTAATACATCCTAACTCATGATCAGAATCACACATCCCATAGGGCAATTCGTCGTCTCCCTTCACGCGCGAGTGGATGGAATTCGCCACTTTTCCGATACCACGGCTCGTCAGATCCTCCACGTCTACCGAAACTGACGAGAAACGCATAGCATTCCCAAAATAACCGAGTGGCACGGACTTAGGTCCTCGATTTCTCAAGTCCACGCACAACGAAAGGGAGCGTTGTTTCCGGCCATCGAAAGATGTCGGCTCCAGCCACCTCGTGATGCGCGACCATAGCAATGCCACTAGGGCGTCGAAGGGATCGGCATCTGGGCACTCGTTTCGAGCTAGTGACATGCATTTTTCGACAGATTTGCTGGAGAATTTCATTGTTAGAGTTGCCATTTTCCTATGGTACTTCGGCACGGTTCCCGGTGGAGGGATCCCGTGGGCCGCGGGAGGCGCGGAGAGTTGGAAGACAGGAGGGTGGAGGAGCGGCTGGCCGCGGTTAACGTCGGTCCAAGATTTGATCAGTAGGGTTGCACTTGTTATGTCTGCATGCATGTGATGGCATCTGAGGGCAATAGCCATGCCTCCACATTCAAAATTGGTTATCTGCACAaagtaattattataatataacaattcattGTTTTACTCGTTTACAttaggaattttaaaaattaaagaataatattttatatatatgctACGTGGATTATAAATTTACAAGTAATTTTAATTAGATGAAAGGGGAAGATAATTTTTATCTGCTTGCTTAAAAAAGACAAAATCAATTATTTGGCTTAAAGAAAATTATTGTCAACCGGTCAAAGTCAAATTGGAATAGTTTTCtttgttaatttattaattcaaaaatattgaatctgaaatctaaaatatttttttattaaaactattagattatttggttttcaaaattttattagatTATTTGTCAATGGAATAATATGAAATTAGTTCCTTGGTTTTAGTCATATAATATTTAGTTCTttctatttaaataaataattaataaatacgTAATAAAGATTGAGCCggataaataaatcataaaatatagCGTACGATCAACATTTTTCACATAATAAACTTGATAATCCATTTTATATTTTGATTCGAGGATTTGCGATCACCTTAATTCTTTACTTGAATAACATAAGCCCTAAAAAGTTGATAAATATCTACTAAACATTTTTTAACAATCAGTCATCTAGACCAAAGAAAGGGGAATTTTTTGAAACTAAAAAACACCTTACAAGTATTAACcgtgagaaaatatttttaaaaatgggGAAATTTGGTCTCTTTgtgattttcttcttcttttcagtTTGTTATCTTTGCTTTTTTTAATCATTTAGTTATTTGCCACTATCTTGTGAACGTAGAGTTGGTTTAGCACTAACATGACGCTATGTGTCAAGCGACACATAAACGCTCATGCAAAAATGACTAATTACAAAACAAAGGatttaaaaacaatttttcctaAAACTCAATTTCGATaatataaaatatcaaaattgcaaaaaaaacgaggaaaaaaacaacaaaaaacagAAAAATAATATTCCCTACAAAATGAGTAGATCTAAGATCATATCTTTAAATTGGAGTGTACCGGAAATCCTCTATACTTGAAAACAAGTAGGCCCTATTTTGGAATCGAATTATGTGGATAGTCATCTACCAAATATATTTCCCAATTAATTCAACCGGACCCATATCAAAATCATATTAATaacaatcaaataaaaattaatcacAGTATGGATCCATTTTGTTGTACCTGGATCCGAAAGGGAGACCAGAAGCTCGGATCTTGGGGCATGTCCTCCCAGGCCATCAGATCTTGCTCCTCCTCGGCATCGGCCGATCTCAGCCATTCGTTCAGCGTGGTCCCCACCCTGGCCCTAACCATCCTAACCCCCGCATCGTTACACTTGATCTGCCACCCGCCATATTCCGGGTCACGGGTCAACCGACCCGTCACAACCGGGTATTCATTCAGCAACTGGGACAACGAGACCCGGAGATTGTCGAGCTGGTCCGACATCGGGCCGTGGATAAATGGGTTGGACTCGTAGTAGAAAATGACTTGGACCTTCCGCAGGCCCATCTCTTGATCCAGCTTAGAGAATTTGTGGACCTTCCCGGGCTCGATGGGCTTGCTCGAAACCACACTCAAAAGTGACGTCACCTTCACTCTGCTACACTTTCTTGATCCTTCCATCTTTGGGAAACACTTTTTTCACGTAAGTTAGCGTGTGTGAGTGTGTGGTGATATGGTTGAAGGGATGGTTTTAATAGGGGTGGATGGGGATAGATTGGTGTTGGTTGGGGGTTATTTAATGAGTCATGAATTCAATGTGTTTGTGTACACGGTGGACCCATTGATCAAGGCTAGCCGATTCAGCTCATGTTACATGCCGTTTTCGTACATGCTTCATGTCCAACGATTTTGATATTTGATCGTTCGTGTGATTATGAGGAAGAATTATCGGGGAGCAATGATTATATCGAGAGTATGTTACTTTATGAACGACTCGATTTATATTTAGATTGAAAGGTAATTATTTTGCATAAAAGGTAGTACTACTTTTCATAGATGAAATCGAATAGCAGATCTAGTTTAGAAAGTTGATTCGTTAGATAATCTTGTAAGATTTTTGTGTTGTATTGATGGTAGAGAGATAATGTTAATAATTGTCGTTTCACTTGTTTGATCGTCTATCTCTTCAGGTTACACGATCCAATTGAGAAAACTAAAACGCAATTCTGGCCCTGACAAATATAACGATGAAATGATACGTACAATTATAATAGTTCTCCTTTGTATTAATCAATTGACTCAGGCCTGGAGACTCtaattgtaaaataaataatgaaatagCAAAATATTTAACATGAGTTTCTGGTTATAAAATATGTTTAGACTTTTAGTACTAATTTCCAATTAATTTGGTAAAATCTAAATGAAAATTATAGTTGTATCATCAATATctatgcaaatttttttttcacaataTTAATATGGCTAAAGAATACGGAGTGAGTACCTTATTTGTATTTTATCTATAATTATCATATATTATCtagtattaaaaaaatttaaactactaaatattttttattttaatataaacttttgaatatttaattcacCGTGttaatactgaaaataatataaaaacttattagcataaaaaaaattgtgtgtCCGAAATCTGTTGGATCGTTTAGTGCATTTAGAGAGAGGTGTATACAtcactttgaatttttattcttaAGATGAGTTCAGTTGTGATGACAACTGAACTATTAGTTCTTCTTTGACTGTCAATATCAATTAACCAACAGATTAATTATGCGAAAAGAGGTCGACTAACAGATAAAACACAAAAGTGATGGCTCGACTGAAatgaaataacacaaaatatgtTTTTGGATGTTCAGATGTCACCCCTTCTTCATTTTGGAAAGGTTCACACTAGAAGGTTTGAGTGTTACAAACGTTTTGCTAGACCCCGATTCAGTAAGGACTTAACACTACCTTGACTGAAACTCTTAGTACCTAGCTCAAATACAATACACAATCCTCGACTGGTTTTAAAAATTTGAACTTTACACTTTAAAAAACTTAGCACGATGTGATCGTAATTGATCGGATATAAGACTTGAATGAGTGTGCTATATTAGTTGTGTAGACTTGTGTTTTTGAATGTGCGACTGAAAGTTTCATATCAAAAGATAGCTTGAATGCGTAGAAAGTTGAAGAGCCTTCTTCAGCTGACTTTCAAGCTTATTTATAGGCACTGATTTCAATGGTCATAAATTCATACAAAAGTATATGTTTATCTCAATAAATATCCGTTGTTTTGAGATGTACGTAACTCTTGGAAACAATTTCTGAAAGATAGTACAACTCTGTCCACTTACAAAAATGGATAGATAAATTACTTAACTtagtcttttatttttatttttatttattttgtttaataccAAAAATTCGATAATGTGTTTCCCAACAAAAATAGTTTATGTATATAACTATATAAGTATATTGCATGCAAGATACATTATTTTTCTAATTGCAACAATGAAAACTAATATTCATattcaataaataatattatatatatgtatataaatttcaataataatattCTACgttatcaattttttattttatttttttcaaaaaaactgtATATTATCAATTTGAAGTGACCTTATCTAAATTTTTTGGAATCCCCAATcatgaatatatatttaggataCACGacaattaagaaaaatatatatttgttttagaCATAATCACACAAATATTGAATATACCCAAACTGCgaactttaaattatttttagaaaGTATAtactaatttttattaaatttcagGAGGTGAAACTCTCGTATTAGAACGTTTATGCGTGTGTGTACAGCCTTCACAACCACCCCAATTCGACCAATATAAAGCTTAGTCTGGAGTTTATCCGATAGGTACTTAATGCATTCAAAAATTttacatcaaataaattacTTCGAACCGATAATCAATGATCAATTTCTTCAATATACCAAGCCGAATGATCCCAAAATATTTATGTGTATCAAAGAAAACATATGAGATGACTTTGCCCAAAGGCGAAGCCACTTCGGCGCTCAAGTCAGTTTAGGATTCGATAGAAAAGGTATGGAAATTGAAAGGGATAGAAAATATGTAAAAGACGTGTAAAAGCAGGTAAAAGGCGTATGTAAGACGTGTAGAAAAGGTTTTATGAGCATGCAAAAGCTTATCGTAATAAGGGGTTAaagaccccttatttataggaagagagtctcatttcatataaaattttaatgtaCAAGGCAACTAGAACCATGCATATTAATGCAATATTCtgatatatctctaaaatataaataaagatatgataggatttttatcatatcatcaataCTACCTCCCGAAAAAAAGTGACGACGAGTGAAATGATGGAGGAACTTTAAAGTTGTTGACTTTATATTTTAGAGCATGTAAGACAATATTCTGGTTGttagaaatattttttgagcGTTCGTGACGGAGTGATCTTACTAAGATGTGCCAAATAATGTGGCTAATATAGTCGTCAGATACTgaataaataacaaaatgatCTTTCATGCATAGTCGATAAAGAGTCGTCAAAAGAGCCCATATTGATTATAACGCTCAATAAAAATTCGGGTCAGGATACCCAAACCAACAAAAATTGAGCATAAGACGGAGTCCAAGAAAATACTGATTGCCGCAAGAAGTCCGTAGAGATCCAGAGTAAAAATACATGTCTAAGAATACCATAATTAAGAGTCCAAACAGAAATATAGTCTGATACAACGATGATCCGAGCTGTTTGAAAGTCCATCTCAAATAAATATCTAAAGATTTGGCTAGAACCAAGCTCAAATAAAGAGCAATAGACGACAATCTGATGAAACTGAACTCAAATAAACAACAATATACGATA comes from the Henckelia pumila isolate YLH828 chromosome 1, ASM3356847v2, whole genome shotgun sequence genome and includes:
- the LOC140875269 gene encoding stemmadenine O-acetyltransferase-like, which encodes MEGSRKCSRVKVTSLLSVVSSKPIEPGKVHKFSKLDQEMGLRKVQVIFYYESNPFIHGPMSDQLDNLRVSLSQLLNEYPVVTGRLTRDPEYGGWQIKCNDAGVRMVRARVGTTLNEWLRSADAEEEQDLMAWEDMPQDPSFWSPFRIQITNFECGGMAIALRCHHMHADITSATLLIKSWTDVNRGQPLLHPPVFQLSAPPAAHGIPPPGTVPKYHRKMATLTMKFSSKSVEKCMSLARNECPDADPFDALVALLWSRITRWLEPTSFDGRKQRSLSLCVDLRNRGPKSVPLGYFGNAMRFSSVSVDVEDLTSRGIGKVANSIHSRVKGDDELPYGMCDSDHELGCINMEHMLDVDNGQSLTYAARFDQGKEPVHVSYSVGNEEGKGLIIVMPAREPGLGRTVSVTLPEEQIANLPTDHEILDLEPTMIVSGEL